From the genome of Acidaminococcus sp.:
ATTTTACAAAAGCAAGAAACAGAATTTTGTATTGTTTCAATAAGGAGGACATTTCCATTATAATGGGTAAAAAGCCGGACTCAAAGCAGCATATGCTGCTTTGAGTCCGGCTTTGAATTTGCTTTAAATGGTGTCAAAACCACAATTTTTGGAAAGCACCCACCACAAAAATATTTAAAGCAAACCACAATTTTGATAAAGGGTACACCACAGTCGGTTTGGAGGGCCGACCACAGGAAAATTTAAATACCCGAAAAGAATATCAGAAGCTTCCTGCTTCCTTCTCAGCCAGGAATAACTTCGTCCGAACGACTCGGTGAACAGCTTCATCCACTCGTGCTTTATCAATTTTGCCGCTTTCGTAAGCTGACAGAAGTCCATCAAAGACCTCTTTCATATGGTCATAATCATGGCAGACAAGAACGATATCAGCGCCGCTTTCTACGGCACGGACACCCATTTCAGAAAAAGCATAATGCTTGGCCATCGCGCCCATTTCCATATCGTCCGTCAGGATAATTCCCTCATAATGATAGGTGCCGCGCAGCAGCGTATTCATGACAGCCGCAGAAAGACAGGCCGGTTGGCGGGCATCCAGCTGAGGAAAGGTAACATTGGAAACCATCACATAGGTGTACTCCGGATGTGTCTGGGAAATGAGTTCCCGAAAGGGTCTGCCGTCTTCCTGGTTCAGTTCCTCACGGGTCAGCGTCACGACATCCCCGTCGTCATGAGGATCGGTCTGAACTTTGCCAATGCCGGGAAAATGCTTAAGGCAGGTGGAAAGGCCCACGGAAGAATAGCCGTCAATCGCGGCTTTGGCATACGGAACGACTTGCTGCGGCGTACTTCCGTAGGAACGATTTTTAGCACTGTTCAAATCCACGACGGGCGCAAAGTTCAAAGTAAAACCAAGATTTCGAAGGGAACCGCCGGTTTTTACGGCCCACTGCTTTGTCTGTTCAGGAGAAGTCTGCCCCAGGGCGCGGGCTGAAGGCATAGCCGGCAGATAATTCTTCATGCGTCTGACATAGCCGCCTTCCTGATCAATGGCAACGAATGGCTGCAGTCCGCCGCTGGTGTTTTTCATCGTCTTTTTCAGCTCCTGATTGAGTGTGCGGACCTGGTCGGGATTTTTCAGGTTGCGGTCAAATAAGATTACATTGCCGAAAGGATATTCCTTCAGCATCACCCGTGTCTCTTCATCCAGGTGGGAACCGGAAACTCCTATCATCAGCAGCTGCCCGATTTTTTGACGAGCGCTCATCGCGGACACTGCCTTATCCGCTTTATCGTCCCAGGTCTCCGGAACGGTGCCGGGAGGCGCCGCGGTCTTTTCCTTCGGCAAAGTATGACAGCCGCTGCCGGCAGCTGTCAGCAGAAGCAGTAAAAGTATAACGAATTTTTTCATCTAAATACGGGCAGGATACTCCCGCCTCTTTGGGCGGTGGGGTGGAATGCCCGCCTCACTTTCTTAAATATTGGATTTTGACAAAAGATATAATTCCTTGATGAAGCAATTGTGACCCATTGCATATCTAAAACACTCGTCGAGCAATATGGCAAAGACACGCTTTTCGTACTGGAAGACCTGACTATTCCGTTTCCACAATGACGATACCGGCCATAATCATGATCATGCCAATCAGAGTCTGCAGGGTTGGGATTTCGCCCAGGAAGATGATGCCGCCGGCGACACTGACGGCAGGAACTGCAAGCAGGGCGGTTGAGGCTTTGCCGGCTTCGGCATGACGCAGTACGATGTTCCACAAATACTGGATGTAGGCAGAAGGAATGAAAATGCCGAAGAGTAGCGTCCAGACGGCCGTGAAGTTCCAGATGACCGGTTCCTGCGGAGTGAGAAGATAATATAAAAAGAGCGGCACGGCGCCGGAACTCATCTGCCAGCCTGTGACAGTTAGCATGTTCTGACCGGTCATTTTCAGTTTGTAGATAATATTGGCTCCGGCCCACAGCACACCGCTCAAAAGACCGAGTAGCAGGGCAGATAAGTCACCGGAGGCGGAGACACCCATCAGTATGGCGAGGCCGGCAAAACTGAGCAGGATGCCGCCGATTTTGCGGAAGGAAAGGGATTCGCCAAGAAAGAAATAGGCAAGGAGTGAAACCCATAGCGGCATACTATAGTTCAGCACGGAAACCATGCCGGCGTCCAGCGTTTTGATACTGATTTGGACGGCCAGGTTGCACAGCGTGACCTGCAGAATGCCCGCTGCCACAATCCAGGGCCAGCATTTGCGTTCCGGCTGGGGATAATGGTTCAGCATCCCAAAGAGCAGCAGCACGGCGCCTCCCAGTCCAAAGCGGACCGATACGTAGAAAGCCGGAGGGAAGCAGCCGGCCGCCAGTTTCATGACGACCCAGTTGAGTCCCCAGCCCAGATAAATCAGGACCATTTCTTTCCAGAGCATCACGCACGTCTCCTTCCGCTGCCGGCTGCTGTTGCCGGGGATTGATTAAAAATATTTTAGCATACTATGAATGAAAAATCCGCAACCCGGGAAGGAATCACTAAGTGGTCAGTGATTAGGATTAGTGGTCAGTGGCCAGTGGCTAGTACAATAAGTAAAATATGAAATAAAGCCTGAAATTTAGGAGTTAGTCTAAATTTCAGGTTTTATTTTTTAAGTTCAAAGCAAAATGTCTTGGTCATTTTGCTTCCATGGGCGGACAGCGGACGGCTGGAATGCGGACAGCGAAAAATAGGCTGTGAAGAATAAAAATTCATTTCTTCACAGCCTATTTTTTATGCATGTCTTCTCGTCAAATGTTCAAAGAACGGGTAAGGCTTTTCTGATTTAAATTGATAATTCGGAACTGCTTCCAGGGCCTTTGCCTTGGCTGCCTGGAGATCATGGAAGACGTCCCACTTGGCGGCTGTCTGGGCCTGGCCATGGAGCCGCAGGAGATAGGATGGGTGATAGGTTGCGATGGTATCAAAGCCTTGATAGGTTTTGAACCAGCAGCCGCGCGCCCTGGAAATGCGGGCATCCGGTCCCAGCAAATAATGCAGGGCGACGTTGCCTAGTGCCACAATCACTTTAGGCTGCAGACAATCCAGTTCCTTGTACAGGAAACGCTTGGCACAAAAGTCTGCTTCTTCGATGGTAGGTGTACGGTTGCCCGTGGGCCGGCATTTGATGACGTTAGTCGTCAGCACCCGATCCCGCGTGATGCCGACGGACCAAAGTGCTTTATCGAGCAGCTGGCCGCTCGGCCCGATCAGGGGGCAGCCGTAGCTGTCCTCGACGCCGCCGGGGCCTTCGGCCACAATGACGAGGGGGCTTTCGGCCGCACCGAACCAGCCTACAGGGGCGATGCATTCGCCTCGCAGGTGGCAGGCTGCACAATCCTCCAATTCACGAGCAAGATTAGCGAGTACTTCTTCTTTTTTTGGATCTGCCACGACGGGTACCTCCCTTAGAGACACGTTTCAGAAAGATTCCGGCCAGGGTCCCTGTAAAGAGGCCGGTCGGGATGCCGATGGCGATAAGGACGGGCAGGTAGGTAATAATTGCTGTCGTTCTCATCAAAAACATAGCCACAATTAACTGGCCGCAGTTATGGGTGAAGGCTCCCAGTACACCGACACCAACTGCTGAAAACCAATTTCTGCGAATGGCTGCATCCATGGCTAGGAAGCTAAGAACTGCACCTCCGAGACCAATCAGAAAGCCCGGTGTGAAAAGGCCTGTAAACAAAAGGCCTGTAATCAGGATGCGCGTCGCTAAAAAGAGGGCACCGCGTTTTGTCCCGTACAGGTACAGGACGATGATCGTGACACAGTTGGCAAGACCTAAGCGGAAGCCGGGAATGGGCAGCAGGTAACCGGATGCCATTTCTACAAGACGCAGGGCAATGGCAGCGGCCAGCAGGACTCCCAACTGGGTAATATCCCGGGTCGTTAGTTTACCGGACGATGGCGTCATTCGCATTCTCCTTTTCCTTGTCGTTTGTAGTGAGCGTAATCAGGATTTTTTCAGGGACGCAGGCGATGGTTTGACCGCCGCGCGTGATTTTGCCCTGATGGATGCAGACTTTATCGGGACAGGGGGAAGAAAGGACGCGTGCTCCTTCCTGATCATACTGCAATACCAGCTGCCCGTCATCCACGGCG
Proteins encoded in this window:
- a CDS encoding DMT family transporter, which gives rise to MLWKEMVLIYLGWGLNWVVMKLAAGCFPPAFYVSVRFGLGGAVLLLFGMLNHYPQPERKCWPWIVAAGILQVTLCNLAVQISIKTLDAGMVSVLNYSMPLWVSLLAYFFLGESLSFRKIGGILLSFAGLAILMGVSASGDLSALLLGLLSGVLWAGANIIYKLKMTGQNMLTVTGWQMSSGAVPLFLYYLLTPQEPVIWNFTAVWTLLFGIFIPSAYIQYLWNIVLRHAEAGKASTALLAVPAVSVAGGIIFLGEIPTLQTLIGMIMIMAGIVIVETE
- a CDS encoding glycoside hydrolase family 3 protein gives rise to the protein MKKFVILLLLLLTAAGSGCHTLPKEKTAAPPGTVPETWDDKADKAVSAMSARQKIGQLLMIGVSGSHLDEETRVMLKEYPFGNVILFDRNLKNPDQVRTLNQELKKTMKNTSGGLQPFVAIDQEGGYVRRMKNYLPAMPSARALGQTSPEQTKQWAVKTGGSLRNLGFTLNFAPVVDLNSAKNRSYGSTPQQVVPYAKAAIDGYSSVGLSTCLKHFPGIGKVQTDPHDDGDVVTLTREELNQEDGRPFRELISQTHPEYTYVMVSNVTFPQLDARQPACLSAAVMNTLLRGTYHYEGIILTDDMEMGAMAKHYAFSEMGVRAVESGADIVLVCHDYDHMKEVFDGLLSAYESGKIDKARVDEAVHRVVRTKLFLAEKEAGSF
- a CDS encoding uracil-DNA glycosylase codes for the protein MADPKKEEVLANLARELEDCAACHLRGECIAPVGWFGAAESPLVIVAEGPGGVEDSYGCPLIGPSGQLLDKALWSVGITRDRVLTTNVIKCRPTGNRTPTIEEADFCAKRFLYKELDCLQPKVIVALGNVALHYLLGPDARISRARGCWFKTYQGFDTIATYHPSYLLRLHGQAQTAAKWDVFHDLQAAKAKALEAVPNYQFKSEKPYPFFEHLTRRHA
- a CDS encoding NusG domain II-containing protein, with product MRKSDKRLIAILAVFCAAAWLALRGSAGKEQKILIVQKEQKVVQRIDLSKVTSEKKLPLAVDDGQLVLQYDQEGARVLSSPCPDKVCIHQGKITRGGQTIACVPEKILITLTTNDKEKENANDAIVR
- a CDS encoding Gx transporter family protein — encoded protein: MTPSSGKLTTRDITQLGVLLAAAIALRLVEMASGYLLPIPGFRLGLANCVTIIVLYLYGTKRGALFLATRILITGLLFTGLFTPGFLIGLGGAVLSFLAMDAAIRRNWFSAVGVGVLGAFTHNCGQLIVAMFLMRTTAIITYLPVLIAIGIPTGLFTGTLAGIFLKRVSKGGTRRGRSKKRRSTR